Proteins from a single region of Elusimicrobia bacterium HGW-Elusimicrobia-1:
- a CDS encoding NDP-hexose 4-ketoreductase, protein MSKRFTDRAQKVVKQAQQEAKRLSHDYVGEEHILLALVFIEDSVSSRVLANLDVEKKRVVNEVEKIVLPGDNVMLMGEIPFSPRAKKVLEHAVDEAQKMGSVYIGTEHILLGILREADGIGARVLESLGVTSDVVREEIINVIGGPDEPSDVFWGSQPPRARTQQGQPKSKIPTLETFGRDLTQYARENKLDPVIGRADEIERLIQILSRRTKNNPVLIGDPGVGKTAIVEGLAQMIASGDVPDILTGKRVMTLDLSAMVAGTKYRGEFEQRLKNIMEEIRRSKQNIILFIDELHTVIGAGAAEGALDASHMLKPALARGELQCIGATTLDEYRRHIEHDAALERRFQPIIVDPPSVEATVEILKGLREKYEKHHKVTYTDEALAVASELADRYISDRYLPDKAIDLIDEAGARARLNSANLPDELKKYDSELEKITKEKELSIAAQNFEAAAKSRDAEKELKKAIEEGKRKWRKEREEARPVVGADDIALIVSKWTNIPLTRLTEKEQELLINLEDELHKRVVGQDEAVKIIARALRRSRTGMRDPLKPIGSFIFLGPTGVGKTELARSLASVLFGNENALVRIDMSEFSEKFTISRLIGAPPGYVGYEEGGQLTEHVRKKPYSVVLLDEIEKAHPDLFNMLLQIMDSGVLSDNLGHKVNFKNTVLIMTSNVGARNLFSGKSLGFLVQEDAVSDYAAIKETVNEELKKTFSPEFLNRLDDIVVFHPLARQEIRKILDILLARVNERMMKRNIRMDFTEKAIEFLMEKGFDPKYGARPLSRVIQKYVEDTLTDELLKRNVSGVLTEKTDITLDYSESAKRMEVVPKI, encoded by the coding sequence ATGTCAAAAAGATTCACGGACAGAGCGCAGAAAGTCGTAAAACAGGCGCAGCAGGAAGCCAAGCGCCTGAGCCACGACTACGTTGGCGAAGAACACATACTCCTTGCGCTGGTGTTCATAGAAGACAGCGTTTCGTCGCGCGTTCTGGCTAACCTCGACGTGGAAAAGAAACGGGTCGTCAACGAGGTGGAGAAAATCGTTTTGCCCGGCGATAACGTAATGCTTATGGGCGAGATACCCTTCAGCCCCCGCGCCAAAAAAGTCCTGGAACACGCCGTCGATGAAGCCCAGAAAATGGGAAGCGTGTACATAGGCACCGAGCACATACTTCTTGGCATATTGCGCGAGGCCGACGGCATCGGAGCCAGAGTGCTGGAATCTCTGGGGGTCACATCCGACGTAGTGCGCGAAGAAATAATTAACGTGATCGGCGGACCCGACGAACCGTCGGATGTTTTCTGGGGCTCGCAGCCGCCGCGCGCGCGAACTCAGCAGGGCCAGCCGAAATCCAAAATACCTACGCTCGAAACTTTCGGCCGCGACCTTACCCAGTATGCCCGCGAGAATAAACTTGATCCCGTGATAGGAAGAGCCGACGAGATAGAGCGGCTCATACAGATACTTTCGCGCAGAACCAAGAATAATCCCGTGCTTATCGGCGACCCCGGCGTCGGCAAAACCGCGATAGTCGAGGGTCTGGCCCAGATGATCGCCTCGGGCGACGTGCCGGATATACTTACGGGCAAAAGAGTAATGACTCTGGATTTGTCGGCTATGGTCGCCGGCACAAAATACCGCGGCGAATTCGAGCAGCGCCTGAAAAACATAATGGAAGAAATTCGCCGCTCCAAGCAGAACATAATACTTTTCATCGACGAACTTCATACCGTCATCGGAGCAGGAGCGGCCGAGGGCGCTCTCGACGCTTCTCATATGCTTAAACCCGCTCTGGCCAGGGGCGAACTGCAATGCATCGGCGCCACTACCCTCGACGAATACAGAAGGCATATAGAGCACGACGCGGCTCTTGAACGGCGATTTCAGCCCATAATAGTCGATCCTCCGTCGGTGGAAGCGACCGTTGAAATTCTTAAAGGCCTTCGCGAAAAGTACGAAAAGCATCACAAAGTCACATATACCGACGAGGCGCTTGCCGTGGCTTCGGAACTTGCCGACCGCTATATCTCCGACCGCTATCTGCCCGACAAGGCCATAGACCTCATAGACGAAGCAGGCGCCCGCGCGCGGCTGAACTCTGCCAATCTCCCCGATGAACTTAAAAAATACGACTCGGAACTCGAAAAAATAACCAAGGAAAAAGAGCTCAGTATCGCGGCGCAAAACTTTGAGGCCGCGGCGAAGTCGCGCGACGCGGAGAAAGAGCTTAAAAAAGCCATAGAGGAAGGCAAAAGAAAGTGGCGCAAAGAGCGCGAGGAAGCGCGTCCCGTAGTGGGCGCAGACGATATAGCGCTCATAGTTTCCAAGTGGACTAATATTCCGCTCACGCGTCTGACGGAAAAAGAGCAGGAACTTCTTATCAATCTTGAAGATGAGCTGCATAAACGCGTCGTGGGTCAGGACGAAGCGGTCAAAATAATAGCCCGCGCGCTGAGACGGTCGCGCACGGGAATGCGCGACCCTCTGAAACCCATAGGTTCTTTCATTTTTCTGGGACCTACGGGCGTCGGAAAGACGGAACTGGCCAGATCTTTGGCGAGCGTCTTATTCGGCAACGAGAACGCGCTGGTAAGAATCGATATGTCGGAGTTCTCGGAAAAATTCACAATATCCCGTCTTATAGGAGCTCCTCCCGGATACGTGGGTTATGAAGAAGGCGGACAACTCACGGAACATGTTCGCAAAAAACCTTATTCCGTGGTGCTCCTCGACGAAATTGAAAAGGCGCATCCCGATCTTTTTAATATGCTTCTGCAAATAATGGATTCGGGCGTGCTGTCCGATAATCTCGGACACAAAGTCAACTTTAAGAATACTGTGCTGATAATGACTTCCAATGTGGGAGCGCGGAATCTTTTTTCCGGAAAGTCGCTCGGATTTCTCGTGCAGGAAGACGCCGTGTCCGACTACGCCGCCATAAAAGAAACGGTCAACGAGGAGCTGAAAAAAACATTTTCGCCGGAGTTTCTCAACCGTCTCGACGACATAGTGGTGTTCCATCCGCTCGCGCGGCAGGAGATAAGAAAGATTCTTGACATTCTTCTTGCCCGCGTAAACGAAAGAATGATGAAGCGCAATATCCGTATGGATTTCACCGAGAAAGCCATTGAGTTTTTGATGGAAAAGGGTTTCGACCCCAAATACGGGGCGCGGCCGCTTTCGCGCGTCATACAAAAATACGTGGAGGATACTTTAACCGACGAACTTCTTAAAAGAAACGTCTCCGGCGTGCTGACCGAAAAAACGGATATTACTTTGGATTATTCCGAATCGGCGAAAAGAATGGAGGTCGTCCCTAAAATATGA
- a CDS encoding HNH endonuclease has protein sequence MSEVLVLNRNYYAIQITSWQRAIGLLYVEHAEVVDEEYRTYDFKDWLEISRMMGNGASSFVRTPSFRIAIPEVIALKFYDKLPSSEVKFTRKNIYEHYAHKCCYCGKKFPTSGLNLDHVIPRSRGGRTSWDNIVTSCVRCNIKKGSRFPAEAGMKLLVPPSKPRWSGALSLAIRANVKIKTSWQKFVDNVYWNIELDRD, from the coding sequence ATGTCCGAAGTGCTCGTCTTGAACAGGAACTATTACGCCATACAAATAACCTCATGGCAGCGCGCCATCGGGTTGCTTTACGTGGAACACGCCGAAGTCGTCGACGAGGAATACCGCACTTACGATTTTAAGGATTGGCTGGAAATTTCCAGGATGATGGGAAACGGCGCTTCGAGTTTTGTGCGGACGCCTTCTTTCAGAATAGCCATACCCGAAGTCATAGCCCTCAAATTCTACGACAAGCTGCCGTCATCCGAAGTAAAGTTCACCCGCAAAAATATCTACGAGCATTATGCGCATAAGTGCTGCTACTGCGGCAAAAAATTTCCCACCAGCGGGTTAAACCTCGACCACGTCATACCCCGCTCCCGCGGCGGCAGGACGTCGTGGGATAATATAGTCACGTCGTGCGTTCGCTGTAATATAAAAAAAGGCAGCCGTTTTCCGGCCGAGGCAGGGATGAAGCTGCTTGTGCCGCCCTCAAAACCCAGATGGTCGGGAGCGCTCTCGCTGGCGATACGCGCCAACGTAAAAATAAAAACTTCGTGGCAGAAGTTCGTAGACAACGTTTACTGGAATATAGAGCTTGATAGGGATTGA